One Podospora pseudopauciseta strain CBS 411.78 chromosome 4, whole genome shotgun sequence genomic window, GAGGTGAGAAAAGGGAGCTACCCCTGTTCGGCCCCTCCTTGCTGATTCTCCACGGGTCCACTGGCTGTTGCCCACCGCTCCACCGCTCCCCCAGGGTCGCCCACTTTGGACCCGCGCCTTTCCCTTTCTGGGGGCGCGGGCAACAGCGTCTGAGGCATTCTGGAAGCGAGTGACCAGTCACTGAgctcctctttttttttcctcatcctccttctcacaGCATTTGTTGAACCTTCCAAGACGAATCGCCCAGCAGGTACGGATACTTTCATTCTCGCGCCTGGCCTCTTTCAGGTACGGTGCGTGCTGTGCTCCTGCCTTACCTTGTACCTCATCTGTTGTGTTATCCGCCATCGTCCGATTCCATCGCGGCGGCAGTTGGGGCCAAAGCTTCCTGTTCCTGCGGCCTGCGCGGCAACAGCCAATTCAACGTCGATTGCGACTTGAGAAGAGAGCAATTCCAGGTGAGTCTCTCTTGTTGTTATTTCCACATGCTTTTTTCAAAAGAGGGTCAACTTCAAGCTGCCAGGTCGACTCTGACCTCTTCCATCGTCTTGTTTACTTTTGGCATCCCTTTATGGTTCTCTCCTGTTCTTTAAGCCAGAGTCTTTTAATTGCACATAATCTCTTTTggtccccaccaccacttttaCGTACTGACACCAAGCTCGACCGACAGTTAACACGGCCATCTTCTTAACTACTAGTACCTACCCCTTCCTGTTCTGAAAGAACAGCATCCATTGCCGTCCTGTCTacaccatccatccatccatccatcatgtcAGACGTCGAGACCAAAGATCAGACTCCTGCccctgagcagcagcaggaggagcaggaggagcagcaggagcagcaagCGGCTCCAAGAGAAGAGGCCACCCCGACAcctcccccagcaccaccgtcTGGCTCCGACACCTCTCCCAAGGCGAAGGCTGGCGCGGGAGCAGAAGCCGCCGCTGCAAAGAAACGTACCGCTTCGACCTCTACTGCTGGTGTCCGCCGTCCAACCGGGACTAGCAGTGCCACTGGCAAGCCAGCTGCTGGAACCGCATCACGAATAGGCACCGCAGGTGGCTTGACTAGACCCTCGACGACACGGACGGCCGCTGGTTCTACGGTTCCCAAGCGCCCAGGCACCGCCGCTTCCTCTGTGTCCCATCGCTCCCAGCCTTCCCAGTCCGAAGATGAGAAGAAAAGGCCCACAGCTTCGGCGACACGCCGCACCTCGATCCTGCCCGGCGGTGCCGCTGACTCTCCGGGTAAGGCCAGCAGAACAAGTACCATTGCCGGTAGCACTGCCGCCGCAAGAAAGCCTGCGgccgccggcaccaccacggcaTCCCGGTCAGCTTCTGGCACGGTTCGAACAACAGCCACGACCGGCTCGGCTCCCCCGACTACCACACGCACTGCCACTAGACCACCGACCACCGGCGCCGTTGCCGATGCTAAGAAGAGATTGTCGACGGTCGGAGTCTCCACTGCTGGCGCCGCTCCCCGACACGCTGCTCGTCCCTCGTTGGCCTCGGGCACATCTGCCACAGCCGCCGCTGCGGCTGCCGAGTCTGCCAAGGAGACcgaggagctcaaggtcAAGCTGTCGTCTAGTGAGGCCGAAATCGCGGAGCTCGAGGCTCAGATTGCTTCTCGCCAGGCCAAGATTGACGAGCTCACAGAGCAATTGAGTGCCGCCCAGCAAGCGAAGCAGGAAGCTCCCGAGTCTGTCATCGACCAGGATGTCTTGGAAGCTCTCAAGACAGAGCATGCCGCCGTGATCGAGGAATTGAACAAGAAGGTCACAGAAACCGAAGAACAGCTGGCCTCCGTCCAGGCCGAGCTTACCGCCAAGCAAAGTgagcttgctgctgccgcaAGTGCCAAGGAAAcggccgaggccgagattGCTAGCCTCAAGCAGAAACTCGAGAGACGGCAGGCGGACCACGAGGCTGAGCTCAAGAACGCCAAGGAGAGCCTCTCGGGGTCGGAAGAGGAAAACACTGCTAAGCTGGAGGCACTACGAAAATCCTTGAGTGAACAGTACGAGGCAAATGTTCACGCATTGAAGGAGAAGCATCAGGAGGAGATCCAGCAGGTCAAGCTTGAATCTGCTGGTACTCAGAAGGAACTGATGGAGAGAGGAAACGAAATGCTCGAGGAGTTGCGTGAGAAGAATAAGCGTTTGGACAAGGAGGTGCAGGATGAGGTTGCGCGACTTAGGGAAGCGCTCGTagctgccgaggaggcgggaAATGTTATCAAGGCTGAGATCGCGGGCAAGAACGAAATAGTCGTTGCCTTGCAGACGCGTAACTCTGAGCTCGAGTCTGAACTCTCCGCCGTTCGGGACGGGCTCAGCAAGGCCCAGAGTGCTCACGCTGAGCTCGAGAAGATTATGGCCGgcttgaaggaggaggctgctgccaacGAGGCTGCTTTTTCCAAGCTCAAGGAAGAGCATGCCCAGTTGACAGAAGATCATGTCAAGCTGACAGCTGCTCACGCCAGTCAAACCGACCACCACAATGAACAACTCAAACAGATCAGCCAGGACTACGaaaaggagattgaggatcTCCGTGGGGATGCCTTTTTCAAGAGAAAGTTTGAAGAATTGGAGGCCAAGCATGCCGAGCTTGTTCAGGCTCGCGAGCAGGCCGTAGCAAGTCACGCACAAGCTCTTGAGGCTGCCAAAGCCGAACGCGACAATGCCATCAACGCGctgaaggccaaggaggaagaaCATCAACAAGCTTTGGATGCTCTGCGTGCGAGCCATGCCGAAGAGCTGGAAGGCGCCAAGAGCGCCACAAGGCAGGCCCAGGAggcgggcgaggaggagattcaTTCTCTCATGGAGAGCCACAGCAAGCAGATTGAGATAttgaaggaggagagcaaCGCCAGTTTGGCCAAGGCGCTCGAGGATCTTGAAGCAGGCCACGCCGCAGAACTCGATGCCGCTCGGTCCGCTGGAGATGTCAGCCTCCAAACCCGAATGGAGCAATTCGAGAGGGAAGTCGAGGCCAAGCACGCTGAGGAGTTGGAGCAGGCGCTGCACGAGGTCCGAGCCAAGCatgcggaggaggttgccaAGCTGACAGGCGACTTACAAGCTGCCCAAGCCATGGCTGAGGAGCTGGAAGCGGTGCTGAAGGACAGCGAGGGTCAACGGGCTGAGACCAAGGCCTTGATTGACTACCGCGAGGTAGAAATGGCCAAGCTTCAAGCCAAGTTTGCTGAACTGGAGGCATCGGTCAAGGAAATTCAAGCGAAAAATGCCGAACTCGAGGCAAAGAACGCCGAGTCTGTGGCCAAGCACAATCTCGAGTTGGAAGCCGTCAATGCTCGTCACGACAGCCTCCTTGCCGAGATCAAAGCCAAATATGCCGCTGATTCCGAGGCCCAGCTCAAGGgcttggagaaggagcaaCAGGCCAAGGCGGATGCTGAGGCGGCCGCTGAGGCTCTGAGGGCGGAGAACGTCAAGCTGCAGCAAGAGGTGGATGAGATGGGTGGCCAGCTTGCCATGGAAAAGATGGAAAAGTTCACTGCCCAGGCGGAATTGGACGCTGTCAAGAATGCCAAACAAGATACAAGTGAGATTAATGGCCTCCGCGAGCAGGTTAGCTTTTTCCAGGCACGCTACGACGCGGATGTGGCCAAGGCGCAGGAAGCTGCCAGCAAGGCCAGTGCTGAGGTTGCCGCTCTCGAGCAGGAGCTTGCTGCTGTTCAAAAGGATCTCGAGGAAGCAGAGAAGAAGGTCGAGGTTGGCAAGGCCGACTACAAGGATCTCCACGATATCTTTGTGGAACATGGCAACAGCAAGACGGCTCTGGAGAATGACAAGGCCGAGCTGGAGAAGCGTCTGTCCGAGGTGGAACAGCGGCTCTCTGAGGCGGAGCAGCGGGTATCCGAGGCCGACAAGGAGGTTGCAGAGCTCACGGCGCAGCTCAAGATCCGGGAGGCCGAGCTTGCAGAGGTCAAGGTACAAGCTGTCTTACCACGGGGTCCATGGTTCTAGTCACTAACGTGGATGGCGATTTGCAGACCAAGGGCGAACCCGCCAAGGGCCTCGCGGCGAGCCGGTTTGCGCAACCGGCGGAGGAGAATGGGAGCAATGGAGTACCCGCAGCGGAAGGTGAGCCTGAGCTGGACAACTCTTCGGCGGCGCTAGCTTCGGTGCGAGCTACCAATATTTTCTCTAACCCTCTCTTTCTTGGGCTGAGACTGGCTAACGCAGGACGGGTGATGCAGATCGCTAAAGCCCAGGCGGGAATCAGCCAGCTTGCCGAGCTGGACGACGACATTGCCAAGTCGAACCAGCGAATCCTCCAGTCCATCACGGACGGCGTGCCACAGGCGTCATCAGCCTAGTCGGACGGTGCTCGGCTTGCGGTTCTTTGTGATTTTATCTGTTGTTGCTATAGCCGGCTGCTCCAGCGATGGGCGGCAGCTGGGAAAGTTTGTAATGAGGAGGGTTCTCCAGCGGACGGCGGGGGGGTGGCCGAGGTCAGGAGGGCTGCCCGATCGTTGTGTACATTCGCATTCAGCTAGTTGCTATTTTATACCCTTCGGCTTTTTATGCTTGTGGGCgggtttctttttggtgatggggacatccggctgttgttgttgttgccaagAGGAGATGATGTTTGGATGCTGAAAGGAAatgggggaagaaggtgaggtATTGTTCAAGGCAGTAAGTCGAAGGGGGGCCTACCTAATACGGGAGTTTGTCTCTTGTGTATCTATTATTTTGTAGACTGGCTACACTGATCATgcacagacacacacacacacacaacatcTTTTGGCTTTAATGCAATGCTGCAGGACAGTGAGGTGAAGTCATCATCGATGGAACAGCCCCTGATTTGTTAGTCAGCTCTAGCTCCAGCCACAGCCCAGCAGAAGCTCGGTTGAGTCGAggctggtgggtggtggtggggtggtgcAAAATTTTCGGCGTGCCCCAAAAAAATAATTCGGGTCTGCCAACGCGGTGAAAACTCCTTCCGTTCCTCTCGGAGCTGTCAGTTCTTCCGCAGCGACGAAATCGCATCCGACTTGGAATAGTTTCCTTTGACGAATCAAGGTATGTTTCAAGCCATATCCTTTTCCCGCTACCACATCGCCATAGCACCAGCCTCAATACCTGCCACGCAATGCCGCAAACCCATCTTTTTGGGGCATTGCTGTCGCCGTCACGGCATAGCATACTTTTTTCTGTCTTGTTCATGTTGTCGTCTTCTTGTCTCCGCGAGCCAGCATCATGTAGTCGTATACCGAGACGCGATAGCAAGCCTCAATTGAGCCATTGTTATACTCTTATGCACTGATTTCTTTCGAGTACTGATGACCCCTAGTGACTAGTCTGTTCTTTTTTATACCAAGCGTCGCATCCTCCGATTAGACCACGACGACCATTAGAGCACACCGAGCAGAGTTTTCTACTGTATGGATTGTGGAAGGAGGCTCGGATAGGTTTCTTCAGCTTTGGTGTAGGACGGCGCTTTTGGGGCACGACGACCGGCCCACTGCGATGGACGTCACAAAACCAGACCCGGATGCCGAGGGTGTCGTCATGCAACAGAGTTATCCCTCGCCTATGGTCGACAGCGCCGATGCCCAGTACTACCAGCTTGCCAACCACCGCGAACACGATGGGCAGATGGCTGCTCATCAAGGGGGGCAAGAGGTGCCGGATGGATTGCCGAACTTGACGGCGCATCAGGAGCATCATGAGCACGAGGAACATCACGATTTGCATGAGCTTCAAGAGCTGCAGGAGCCACCTGCACCGCAGCAGCATGATTCGAGGCCACAGGTCAGCGCGGATGAGCTTCAGCTTGCGGCTCAGTTGACGCAGGGCTTGACGCAGGGGATGAACCAGATGATGGCGCCGGCTGATATGGCGACTGTGGAGAGCGAGGTGCAGGAACAGCAACCGTTGCCGCAGCAGCTGGGGGAGGaacatcagcagcatcagcagcagcaagcggaGGTGCAAGCTCCATCGGTGCCGAACCTTCAGGAGCAGCTCGAGGCTTCGCTTCAGAATCATGAGCGGGAACTGCAAAATCAGAATCATAATCTTCAGAACCAGAACCATGAGCATGAGCTCCAGGATCACAACCATGAGCTTCAGGGTCATGAACATGAACTCCAGGCTCATAACCATGAGCTGCAAAACCATGGCCTTCAGGTTGAGAATGTGATGCCGCATCATGAGCAGACTCAGACACAGCACCATTTTCCTCAGaatccgccgccgccgccacatCTCCCGACGCATTTGTCTATGGAGCACATGCCCAGTGTGCACCCGACATATCAGATGCCGGATAATACTCCGCCAAGGAAGCGATCCAAGGTATCTCGGGCCTGTGATGAGTGTaggaggaagaagatcaAGTGTGATGCGCAGTCGGAAGCGAGTGAACAGGCGTGTTCGAATTGTCGAAGGTCTAGTGCTCAGTGTCTGTTCAGTCGGGTGCCTCAGAAGCGTGGTCCGAGTAAAGGGTAAGTAATCCGTCATGCTAATTAGGATACATGGACAAGGCTGACATGTAGTAGGTACATCAAAGAACTGGCCGACAGGATCAACTCCATCGAAGGGAAGCTCAACAGCAACGTGGCTGCTGACGGGTTGGAAGATACCACCCGCAGGTCATCCTCTGAGGCCTTTGCCTCCCCAGTCCTGGGTGACGACGGTCGGAAGCGTCCGTTTTCGAGCATCTCAGCCGATCCCTACGCTACGGCTGCTTCTCCAAATCGTATCCCAACCACATATGGTACCGAACACAGGCCAATATTACCCTATGTTCACCCAGACTTTAGGCCGCCGAATCCAGCCAGCGCGAATGATTTGGCGCTGAAGACTATGCCCCCTTTGCCTACCTTTCCTTCGGGCAACGAGCTAGGTCTACAGTCTCAGACAGCAGATGGGTTGATGGATTCAATATCACCCAATGGAACCACTGGTCAAAGTCATCAACCtgaccaccagcagcagcagcagcagcagcagcagcagcaacttcCCGAAATCGATGACGCGACCTTTGATAAATATCTCGAGGCTATTCACCCTACATTTCCTGTTTTGGCTTCTACAAAGGCTCGTGTACAGTCATTACTCTGGCAAGCGAGTTTTCCATTACAAAATGCCTTCCACCAGGCTTTCTTTGCAATGATACGGCCTTTCTCACCAGAAGTTCCAGGAGGGGATTTGATGGTAGCCAGTCGGCTTCTTTCCGCCGAACTCGCTCAAGGGGGGAGGTCACCGCCAGAGGATTTACTCACGTTGCAGGGGTTAGTAATGTTGATTATTGCTTATGACTGCCAGGGTGTGTTAGCTGGAACTGCAAAATGGAAGAATGGGGTCTTCGGACAAGCGGTTGGTCTGGGGTGGGCGATGGGGTTGCATACGAGGCGGGTgccggaggtggaggaggaggggtttgatCCGAACAGTGATGATAATGTTGGGTTGAGGGCGTGGTGGGTGCTGGTTACGTTGGACAGGTGGGAtgcggcggggagggggaggccgACGTTTATGCCGAATGACACGGTTGTTGTGTTGCCTGGGTTGAAggcggtggttggggagggggtgtgggagCTTATAAGTGAGTTGCACTGTGCCGTTTCTTGAGGGGGGTTATGGACTAACATGTGGACAGGACTTTCACACGTGCTGGGCTTCTTAATCCCTACGATCTCCACAATGAGAAACTCTTTCGATCCCTTTACGGCTTCGGCATCACTCGTCATGGCGGAGAACTATGCCCTTATGGCAGCGGAGATGGTGAGGCTGGCGTTTCCAACGGGGGCGGTTAGCACTGGCCCTGTGGTGCAAATGGCCTATTGGCATATTCAACTCTTACGGCAGCTGGTGGGTGCCTCTCGCGTACCGTTGCGGATTTTGGAGGCGTGTAAGAGCCAGGTATCGCTGCTGGCGAATAGTCACGAGGTTGTTTGTCCTTTGACGCATCACTTTTTGGGACTGGTAGGAGTGGCGCTTGTGGAGCTGGGAAGGGTAAAGGAAACGGAAGGGGAGGCAGGGGAGTTGGTGGGGTATCTGTTGGAGTATAGGATTGCGGCTTCGAGTTGGAATGAAGAGGTTAGGAGAGGGTTGgaaggggtgaggagggggaaggggttgaggcgGTTGGCGGAGTTGGCTACGGGGGATGGgcaggggagaggggagatggggagggttttgggggaagggtatttatctttttgggagaggagtgatgaggagggtcGTGTAGAAGAGGCAAAGGGGCATGGtcagcaggaggagcagcagcatcatggGGAGGTACAGCAGCCCGAGGCCCCACTACAGGAGGCCCAGCAAGGACAACAGGAGGATGTGGTCATGCATGATGAGCCGGATCCTGGGCAGGCACAACGAGCgcaggaggatgaggagagagCTGctcatgctgctgctgttgcggctgttgctgctaTCAACAGTGCTGGCTTGTCTGCTGCTGGCGAGGCGGAGACGATT contains:
- a CDS encoding hypothetical protein (COG:S; EggNog:ENOG503NZ5T), encoding MSDVETKDQTPAPEQQQEEQEEQQEQQAAPREEATPTPPPAPPSGSDTSPKAKAGAGAEAAAAKKRTASTSTAGVRRPTGTSSATGKPAAGTASRIGTAGGLTRPSTTRTAAGSTVPKRPGTAASSVSHRSQPSQSEDEKKRPTASATRRTSILPGGAADSPGKASRTSTIAGSTAAARKPAAAGTTTASRSASGTVRTTATTGSAPPTTTRTATRPPTTGAVADAKKRLSTVGVSTAGAAPRHAARPSLASGTSATAAAAAAESAKETEELKVKLSSSEAEIAELEAQIASRQAKIDELTEQLSAAQQAKQEAPESVIDQDVLEALKTEHAAVIEELNKKVTETEEQLASVQAELTAKQSELAAAASAKETAEAEIASLKQKLERRQADHEAELKNAKESLSGSEEENTAKLEALRKSLSEQYEANVHALKEKHQEEIQQVKLESAGTQKELMERGNEMLEELREKNKRLDKEVQDEVARLREALVAAEEAGNVIKAEIAGKNEIVVALQTRNSELESELSAVRDGLSKAQSAHAELEKIMAGLKEEAAANEAAFSKLKEEHAQLTEDHVKLTAAHASQTDHHNEQLKQISQDYEKEIEDLRGDAFFKRKFEELEAKHAELVQAREQAVASHAQALEAAKAERDNAINALKAKEEEHQQALDALRASHAEELEGAKSATRQAQEAGEEEIHSLMESHSKQIEILKEESNASLAKALEDLEAGHAAELDAARSAGDVSLQTRMEQFEREVEAKHAEELEQALHEVRAKHAEEVAKLTGDLQAAQAMAEELEAVLKDSEGQRAETKALIDYREVEMAKLQAKFAELEASVKEIQAKNAELEAKNAESVAKHNLELEAVNARHDSLLAEIKAKYAADSEAQLKGLEKEQQAKADAEAAAEALRAENVKLQQEVDEMGGQLAMEKMEKFTAQAELDAVKNAKQDTSEINGLREQVSFFQARYDADVAKAQEAASKASAEVAALEQELAAVQKDLEEAEKKVEVGKADYKDLHDIFVEHGNSKTALENDKAELEKRLSEVEQRLSEAEQRVSEADKEVAELTAQLKIREAELAEVKTKGEPAKGLAASRFAQPAEENGSNGVPAAEGEPELDNSSAALASIAKAQAGISQLAELDDDIAKSNQRILQSITDGVPQASSA
- the RGT1 gene encoding Glucose-responsive transcription factor (EggNog:ENOG503P0T7; COG:K), giving the protein MDVTKPDPDAEGVVMQQSYPSPMVDSADAQYYQLANHREHDGQMAAHQGGQEVPDGLPNLTAHQEHHEHEEHHDLHELQELQEPPAPQQHDSRPQVSADELQLAAQLTQGLTQGMNQMMAPADMATVESEVQEQQPLPQQLGEEHQQHQQQQAEVQAPSVPNLQEQLEASLQNHERELQNQNHNLQNQNHEHELQDHNHELQGHEHELQAHNHELQNHGLQVENVMPHHEQTQTQHHFPQNPPPPPHLPTHLSMEHMPSVHPTYQMPDNTPPRKRSKVSRACDECRRKKIKCDAQSEASEQACSNCRRSSAQCLFSRVPQKRGPSKGRYIKELADRINSIEGKLNSNVAADGLEDTTRRSSSEAFASPVLGDDGRKRPFSSISADPYATAASPNRIPTTYGTEHRPILPYVHPDFRPPNPASANDLALKTMPPLPTFPSGNELGLQSQTADGLMDSISPNGTTGQSHQPDHQQQQQQQQQQQLPEIDDATFDKYLEAIHPTFPVLASTKARVQSLLWQASFPLQNAFHQAFFAMIRPFSPEVPGGDLMVASRLLSAELAQGGRSPPEDLLTLQGLVMLIIAYDCQGVLAGTAKWKNGVFGQAVGLGWAMGLHTRRVPEVEEEGFDPNSDDNVGLRAWWVLVTLDRWDAAGRGRPTFMPNDTVVVLPGLKAVVGEGVWELIRLSHVLGFLIPTISTMRNSFDPFTASASLVMAENYALMAAEMVRLAFPTGAVSTGPVVQMAYWHIQLLRQLVGASRVPLRILEACKSQVSLLANSHEVVCPLTHHFLGLVGVALVELGRVKETEGEAGELVGYLLEYRIAASSWNEEVRRGLEGVRRGKGLRRLAELATGDGQGRGEMGRVLGEGYLSFWERSDEEGRVEEAKGHGQQEEQQHHGEVQQPEAPLQEAQQGQQEDVVMHDEPDPGQAQRAQEDEERAAHAAAVAAVAAINSAGLSAAGEAETIPAPVGEGGVSKTEEQQLQSHPQVEGGHQGGDIGLGLQMALGVAPPPAAV